Genomic window (Kaistia defluvii):
AACTGGGCCGAATAGGCAAAGGGAACCTTGTCGCCGGCCGCGGCCAGCGCCTGGTAGATCTCGGTGCGGCCATGGCCGATGCCGACCACGCCGGCGCTGCCCATGCCGTCGAGATAGGCCTTGCCGTCGGCGTCATAGAGATAGACGCCCTCGCCCCGCACCGCGGTCGGCAGCTCGCTCGCATAGTCCCGGGAAAAGATCGACGACACCTGGCTCTCCTGCTGGGGCGTGTGCCGCGTAAGGGGCGGCGTCTCATGCGGCTTGGTTGGCTCGCCCGCGGGGGCGTTCTGGACGGCGCGCAAGATCCTGCGAGTTTGGAGCCGTGTCAATATCGATTATTGATAAAATGGCATGTCGGAAGACAGGATGTTGCCGATTGCACGAATGGGCCAAATAGGAGGGCACATCGCGCTTAAGATGCGGGACGGGGGAACGCCCGGCCTAGTCGTGGTGGAAATATCGTTTATTGTTAGTTTTCAATGCCGGACAGGCATGGAAATCCCCGGGGAACTGGCTGGAGCGCATGAGGGCAAGGCACGGATCGGGCGAGACGCGACGGGGCTCGATTCCTGCGGCGTGGCTCGTGACGGAACGGCCGATCGACGGATATCCCCTTTGCGACATCCCTTCCCAGTCCCGTACAGGAGCGATCCGATGATGGGCCGCCAGACCAAGAAAACCGTATCCGGCGATACGCATGCGAGCCTCGAAGCTGAGATCGGCGCGGCGCTGCGCACGGCCATCCTCGACGGCGAACTGGCCCCTGGCGCCCGCCTGATCGAACTGGAACTTGCAACCCGCTTCAATGTCAGCCAGGGCACCATCCGCGCCGCGCTGAAATTCCTGCAGGCCGAGGGCCTGGTCGAATACCGCCCCCGCCGGGGCAATTTCGTCATCACGGTCGAGACTTCCGACATCTACGAGATCTCGCTGCTGCGCGAGGCGCTGGAATCGCTGGGCGCCCGTCTCGCCGCCAAGCGGATCGACGACAAGGGCCGCAAGGCGCTCGAAGCCCTGCTGCAGGCGATGCGCATAGCGGCGCAGACCGGCAACCGGGCGCGGCTGACCGAACTCGACTTCGATTTCCACCGCACGGTGATCGAGATCTCCGGCCATCGCCGGCTGATGGACGTCTACAGCCGGCTGGAGGGCCAGACGCGGATGTTCCTGCGGCTGACCGACAAGTTCTACCAGAACCCGCTCGACATCATCGAACTGCACGAGCCGCTGGTGAACGCGATCTGCAATGGCGACGCGGAAGCCGCCTTCCAGCTGGCCAACCGGCATGCCGACGCGGATGCCGAGGATTTGATCGAAAGCATGCGCTGACTACTGCAGCGGGGACGTGTGGCGCTGGTCGGCATCACGACCTCGGCCGACGCCAATCTCGGCAACGGCTACACGCTGCTGGCGATCGCCGTGGTCGTCATCGGCGGCACCTCGGTGGCCGGCGGCAAGGCGAACGTGCCGGGGATCTGGGGCGCCTCGCTGTTCCTGGTGCTGCTGCGCACCATGCTCAACACCTTCGGCGTCAGCGCCGGCGTGCGCCTGCTCCTGACCGGGCTGATCATCGTCGGCGTGATCACCGCCGCCGGCGGCCAGAAGGCGCTGCGCTAGACCCGGACGCAAAGGCCGATCCGCCACTGCGGATCGGCTGGGATGTTGACTTCTCCGCCGGGGGCTGGTTTCACCGTTTGACCGAACAAACAAATTCCAAGAAGCCACTAAGGGGGGCCCTCTGATGAAGTTCCTGACTGCCGCCGCGATCGCGACCCTCGCCTTCGTCCAGCCTGCCCTCGCGCGCGACGTCACCGTCGATGTCACCGCCATTGTCGAGCATCCGGCGCTGGACGCCGTCCGCGACGGCGTCAAGGACGCGCTCGGCGAAGCCGGCTTCAAGGTCGGCGAGAACCTGACGTTCAATTACGAATCCGCGCAGGGCAATCCCGGCACCGCCGCGCAGATCGCCCGCCAGTTCATCGGCAACGGCCCGGACATCATCGTCCCGATCTCGACCCCGTCGGCCCAGGCCGTCGTCTCCGCCACGCGCGACATCCCGATCGTCTTCTCGGCCGTGACCGACCCGGTCGGCGCCCAGCTCGTCAAGCAGCTGGAGAAGCCCGGCGGCAACGTCACCGGCCTTTCCGACCTGTCGCCGGTCGCCGATCACGTCGCGCTGATCAAGGAAATCCTGCCGTCGGTGAAGACCATCGGCGTGCTGTTCAACCCGGGCGAGACCAATTCTGTCACGCTGGTCGAGCTGCTGAAGAAGTATGGCGCCGAGCAGGGCATCGCCGTCGTCGAGTCGGCCGCGACCCGCTCGTCGGAAGTGCAGAACGCCGCCCGCGCGCTGGCCGGCCGCGTCGACGCCATCTACGTGCCGACCGACAACACCATCGTCTCGGCGCTGGAATCGGCTGTCACCGTCGCGATCGAAAGCAAGCTGCCGCTCTTCACCGCCGACACGGATTCCGTCTCGCGCGGCGCCGTCGCGGCGCTCGGCTTCAACTACTATGACGTCGGCAAGCAGACTGGCGCCATCGTCGTGCGCATCCTGAACGGCGAAAAGCCGGGCGACATCGACATCAAGGTCGCCGCCGGCACCGATCTGGTGATCAACCCGGCCGCGGCCGAGAAGATCGGCCTGACGCTGCCGAAATCGGTCGTCGACCGCGCCACCAAGGTCATCAAGTAATCAAGGACGGCCCGGCCCAGCGCCGGGCCTTCCTTTTGCCGGTCACGAGTAGAGCGGGCTTAAGCCGCTCTGGAAATGCTACTCTCACCTCTCCGTAGGAGAACCTCGCGCAACACCGTCGTCATCCCGGCGAAGGCCGGGATCCACACACACCGCCATCCGGCCGGCAGGCGGGGCCACGGCTTCCTTGGCCGGTGTTCATGGGCCCCGGCCTTCGCCGGTGCGACGATATTGATGCCAAGCAAGGTCTCCCCTCAGGGAGAGGTGAAAAGTCGGGTTCGACCCAGATGATTCTTGCTCTATCGAAGAGGCCGCTTTCGTGAGCCAAATTGCCTTCCTCGGCGCGGTTGAACTCGGCCTCGTCTTCTCCTTCGTGGCGCTCGGCGTCTATCTCGCCTTCCGCATCCTCGACTTCCCGGATCTGACCGTCGACGGCTCGTTCCCGCTCGGCGCCGCGGTCGCCGCCGTGCTGATCATCGCCGGCTGGAACCCCTGGCTCGCCACGGCGATCGCCATGGTGGCGGGCGCCGCCGCCGGCCTCGTCACCGCGACGCTGAACGTCAAGTTCCGCATCCTGAACCTGCTCGCCTCGATCCTGACGATGATCGCGCTGTTCTCGGTCAATCTGCGCGTCATGGGCAAGCCGAACGTCGCGCTGATCAACCAGGACACGATGCTGACGCCGTTCTTCGGCCATGGCCTGTCCGAGTTCTACGTCCGGCCGCTCTTCATCGGCGTGCTCGTCATCATCGCCGTCTTCCTGGTCTGGCGCTTCCTCGCCAGCGATCTCGGCCTCGCCATGCGGGCGACCGGCGCCAATCCGCGCATGGCGCGGGCCCAGGGCGTCAACACCAGCCTGCACATCTATCTCGGCATGGCGCTTTCCAACGCGCTCGTCGCGCTGGGCGGCTCGCTGTTCGCCCAGACCAACGGCTTCGCCGACGTGACCTCGGGCGTCGGCACCATCGTCGTCGGCCTCGCCGCCGTGATCATCGGCGAGACTTTGTTCCATTCGCGCCTGATCATCTGGGCGCTGGTCGGCTGCGTCATCGGCTCGGTGCTCTACCGCATCGCCATCCAGCTGGCGCTCTCCAGCGACATTCTCGGCCTCAAGGCGTCGGATCTGAATCTCGTCACCGCCGTCCTCGTCGCCTGCGCGCTGATCCTGCCCCGACTGCGCCGCGGGAGGGCCACGGCATGATCGAGCTTTCCAACCTTTCCGTCATCTTCGGACGCGGCACCCCGCTCGAGAAGCAGGCGCTCTCCGGCCTCGACCTCGCGATCGAGACCGGCTCCTTCGTCACCGTCATCGGCTCGAACGGCGCCGGCAAGTCGACCATGCTCGGCGTGCTGGCCGGCGACGTCATCCCGACCTCGGGCCGCGTCGTCATCGGCGGCCGCGACGTCACGCGCATCGCCACGGCGCAGCGCGCGAAATATGTCGCCCGCGTCTTCCAGGACCCGCTGACCGGCAGCTGCGGCGCGCTGACGATCCAGGAAAACCTGGCGCTCGCCGCCGCCCGCGGCAGCCGGCGCGGTTTCGGCCTCGCCATCGGCAGCAACCGACGCGAGGAATTCCGCGCCCGCGTCGCCGAACTGAAGCTCGGCCTCGAAAACCGCATGGACGACCGGATGGATCTTCTCTCCGGCGGCCAGCGCCAGGCGCTGTCGCTGGTCATGGCGACCTTGGCCGGCAGCGAGGTGCTGCTGCTCGACGAGCACACGGCGGCGCTCGATCCCGGCATGGCCGAGTTCGTCATGGAGCTGACCCAGTCGCTGGTTGAGAAGCACAAGCTGACGACGCTGATGGTCACCCATTCGATGCGCCAGGCGCTCGATTACGGCACCCGCACCGTCATGCTGCATGGCGGCAAGGTGATCCTCGACGTGGTCGGCGACAACCGCCGCAATCTGACGATTGAGGACCTGATCGAGATGTTCCGCAAGGCCCGCGGCGGCGAAACCCTCGACGACGACGCGCTGCTGGTGAGCTGATCCTAGGGGGCCGTAGCCGGACAGGCCAAGCGCCCCTCCCCAAAACCGGCGCCGCCGGTTTTGACCCTCCCTCAAGGGGAGGGTTCAAGGGAAGTGTGCCGCTCTCCCGGACCAGGTCCCGCTCGAACCCTCCCCTTGAGGGAGGGTCGAAAATGCCCTTCGCATTTTCGGGGAGGGGGCTCGGCGAGCTGTCACCATAGCCACCCGGCGATATGAAAGCCCGAAAACCCCGCTGCATGGATCCTCGCTTCCGCGAGGATGACGGCGGAGGTGGGAGACGCAGCCTCAGCGCCCCAACCGGACCTTGCCGGGGGACGCCGCCACATCTTGCCTGGGCGGTGTTCATGGGCCCCGGCCTTCGCCGGGGCGACGAATCGCAGCCACCCACTCGGCGTCATCCTCGCGAAAGCGAGGATCCATTCAGCCGAACCCCAGGGAATTGCGAAAGACGAAGGCGTCGCCGCCCGAAAACCCCGCCGCATGGATCCTCGCTTGCGCGAGGATGACGGCGGCGGTGGGAGACGCAGCCTCAGCGCGCCTTACCGGCATCCCCGACGCAGCGCAGGCCCGTCGCGGCGCCGATGCCCCAGAACAGCGAGCTGCAATTGCGGCAGGTGCCGCAGCCGCTTGGCGGGATGGATGCCGCGCTGTTCCTGGGGTTGGCCATGCCGAAACGCTCCGCTTCAATCGATGCCAACATCATCGCGGGAGCGGCCAGCCCTGCCAAGAAACGGAATTCCGGGCGTCGCCAGGTTCCATAGAACAAGCGACGCCCGAACGATCCAAAAATGTTAAGCCGGCACGGTTCAGAAGGCTTCGGGCGTGACCGGCCCGCCCGTCTCGATCGACTTGTACGCGGCTTCGACCAGGGCGAAGGTGTTGAGGTTGTCGTGGCCCGAGGTCGCGGGCTCGCTTCCGGCGTCGAGGCTGTCGAGCCAGTGGCGCTGGGTCGAGACCACGCTGTCCTGGATCAGCAGCCAGGGCTCGCCACCCCACGAAAGCGGCTTTGGCGCCGCGATTTCCGTGAAGTTGCCCTCGGGCGAGGTAACGACCAGCCGGCAATCCGCCTCGACCCGGATCGAGCCCTTGGTGCCTTCGAAGTGGATCAGCGTCTGCGGGAATAGGTCGGGCGACTGGCGGCTGGCATAGCTGCATTCGGAAACGCTGACCGCGCCATTGGCATGGCGCATCATCACCGTCGCCTGGTCCTCGCCCTTGATGCCCTGCTTGATCGCCTGGTCGAGGCAATAGACGCTCGTCGCCTCGCCCATGAACACCCGGGCGACATCCAGCACATGCACGCCGATATCGAGCAGCACGAAGCGCTCGACCTCTGCGAGATAGGGCTGGCCCTTGTAGATGTCATAGCCGGTGCGGAAGGCGAAGCGACCCCAGGTCGGCTCGCCCAGCACGCCGGAGCGGGCGATTTCGGCGGCGCGCAGCAGCGGCGCCTGGAAGCGGAAGTTCTCATGCACCATCAGCGGCCGGCCGGCCTTGTCCATGGCCGAGACCAGCGCGCGGCAATCTTCCCAGTCCGGCGCCAGCGGCTTCTGCACCACCGCCGCCACGCCATGCCGGGCGCAGGCCTCGACCAGCGCGCGATGCGACGGCGCCGTGGTGACGATGTCGACGAAATCCGGCTTCTCGGTCGAAAGCATCGTCTCGAAATCGGTGTAGAAGGCCGGGATGCCGAAATCGGCCGCGGCAGACGCCGCCTTCTCGCCGTCGACATCGCAGACCGCGACGATCTTCGCGCGATCCGCCAGTTCTGCCCAGGCGTTCAGATGATTGCGCGCAAAGAACCCGCACCCGACAAGGGCGCCCCTCCGAAGTGTCATCGTCTCTCTCCCTCGACTGAATCAGCCTGCGCCGGCGCGTTTTCGCGATGCGCCGCGACCGGTCCCATTGGCGCGTCGGACCGGCCCGCAGCTTGGCGGAGAGTCGAGCAGCCGGCCGCGCCAACGTCAAGCGGAGGCAGACGAATTCGGCAGGGAGAGGCAGCGTTCAGTCGCGAAAAAGATCGACCGAGAAGCGCTTGGAGATACCGAGGCCAACGGTGAACT
Coding sequences:
- a CDS encoding ABC transporter ATP-binding protein; the encoded protein is MIELSNLSVIFGRGTPLEKQALSGLDLAIETGSFVTVIGSNGAGKSTMLGVLAGDVIPTSGRVVIGGRDVTRIATAQRAKYVARVFQDPLTGSCGALTIQENLALAAARGSRRGFGLAIGSNRREEFRARVAELKLGLENRMDDRMDLLSGGQRQALSLVMATLAGSEVLLLDEHTAALDPGMAEFVMELTQSLVEKHKLTTLMVTHSMRQALDYGTRTVMLHGGKVILDVVGDNRRNLTIEDLIEMFRKARGGETLDDDALLVS
- a CDS encoding ABC transporter permease, producing MSQIAFLGAVELGLVFSFVALGVYLAFRILDFPDLTVDGSFPLGAAVAAVLIIAGWNPWLATAIAMVAGAAAGLVTATLNVKFRILNLLASILTMIALFSVNLRVMGKPNVALINQDTMLTPFFGHGLSEFYVRPLFIGVLVIIAVFLVWRFLASDLGLAMRATGANPRMARAQGVNTSLHIYLGMALSNALVALGGSLFAQTNGFADVTSGVGTIVVGLAAVIIGETLFHSRLIIWALVGCVIGSVLYRIAIQLALSSDILGLKASDLNLVTAVLVACALILPRLRRGRATA
- a CDS encoding ABC transporter substrate-binding protein, whose product is MKFLTAAAIATLAFVQPALARDVTVDVTAIVEHPALDAVRDGVKDALGEAGFKVGENLTFNYESAQGNPGTAAQIARQFIGNGPDIIVPISTPSAQAVVSATRDIPIVFSAVTDPVGAQLVKQLEKPGGNVTGLSDLSPVADHVALIKEILPSVKTIGVLFNPGETNSVTLVELLKKYGAEQGIAVVESAATRSSEVQNAARALAGRVDAIYVPTDNTIVSALESAVTVAIESKLPLFTADTDSVSRGAVAALGFNYYDVGKQTGAIVVRILNGEKPGDIDIKVAAGTDLVINPAAAEKIGLTLPKSVVDRATKVIK
- a CDS encoding Gfo/Idh/MocA family protein, whose amino-acid sequence is MTLRRGALVGCGFFARNHLNAWAELADRAKIVAVCDVDGEKAASAAADFGIPAFYTDFETMLSTEKPDFVDIVTTAPSHRALVEACARHGVAAVVQKPLAPDWEDCRALVSAMDKAGRPLMVHENFRFQAPLLRAAEIARSGVLGEPTWGRFAFRTGYDIYKGQPYLAEVERFVLLDIGVHVLDVARVFMGEATSVYCLDQAIKQGIKGEDQATVMMRHANGAVSVSECSYASRQSPDLFPQTLIHFEGTKGSIRVEADCRLVVTSPEGNFTEIAAPKPLSWGGEPWLLIQDSVVSTQRHWLDSLDAGSEPATSGHDNLNTFALVEAAYKSIETGGPVTPEAF
- a CDS encoding GntR family transcriptional regulator; its protein translation is MMGRQTKKTVSGDTHASLEAEIGAALRTAILDGELAPGARLIELELATRFNVSQGTIRAALKFLQAEGLVEYRPRRGNFVITVETSDIYEISLLREALESLGARLAAKRIDDKGRKALEALLQAMRIAAQTGNRARLTELDFDFHRTVIEISGHRRLMDVYSRLEGQTRMFLRLTDKFYQNPLDIIELHEPLVNAICNGDAEAAFQLANRHADADAEDLIESMR